The following coding sequences lie in one Sorghum bicolor cultivar BTx623 chromosome 6, Sorghum_bicolor_NCBIv3, whole genome shotgun sequence genomic window:
- the LOC8055469 gene encoding PI-PLC X domain-containing protein At5g67130: MAVATVRQRRRCLVVVVLGTAIAAASLLGAASGAALVGDSCKASSSSSSSSSCGKGLRCTTCVPPPGTGPAACARTTPVDPKTHGTGLPFNRYAWLTTHNSFAVVGTKSPLGSAIISPPNQEDSVTSQLSNGVRGLMLDAYDFNDAVWFCHSFHGKCLPFTAYVPALSVLTEVRVFLDANPSEVVTIFLEDYAAPGSLSNVFNAAGLSKYWFPESMMPSPSKGGGDWPLLKDMIADNHRLVVFTSKRGKQGTEGLAYLWDYVVETQYGSEGMSDGGCPKRSESRPMNSKAQSLVLLNFFTSNPSQSWACSNNSAPLISRLNACYQASANRWPNYIAVDFYMRSNGGGAPLATDVANGRLQCGRDGITYCKQSSAPAPAPAPASASSPSPAPGPDFAAAASPTISSSPGPAPGPANSYYYSTSYS, encoded by the exons ATGGCCGTGGCCACGgtccggcagcggcggcgttGCTTGGTCGTCGTTGTGCTGGGAACGGCCATTGCCGCCGCCTCCTTGTTGGGCGCGGCGTCCGGCGCGGCGCTGGTGGGCGACTCGTGCaaggcgtcgtcgtcgtcgtcgtcgtcgtcatcctgCGGCAAGGGTCTGCGATGCACGACCTGCGTGCCTCCGCCGGGGACCGGGCCGGCGGCGTGCGCGCGGACGACGCCCGTGGACCCCAAGACGCACGGCACGGGGCTCCCCTTCAACAGGTACGCGTGGCTGACGACGCACAACTCGTTCGCGGTGGTGGGCACCAAGTCGCCGCTGGGGTCGGCCATCATCTCGCCGCCGAACCAGGAGGACTCGGTGACGAGCCAGCTGAGCAACGGCGTGCGGGGCCTGATGCTGGACGCCTACGACTTCAACGACGCCGTCTGGTTCTGCCACTCCTTCCACGGCAAGTGCCTGCCATTCACGGCCTACGTCCCCGCGCTGAGCGTGCTCACGGAGGTCCGGGTGTTCCTCGACGCCAACCCGTCCGAGGTGGTCACCATCTTCCTCGAGGACTACGCCGCGCCGGGCTCCCTCAGCAACGTCTTCAACGCCGCCGGGCTGTCCAAGTACTGGTTCCCGGAGTCCATGATGCCCAGCCCCAGCAAGGGCGGCGGCGACTGGCCGCTGCTCAAGGACATGATCGCCGACAACCACCGACTCGTCGTCTTCACGTCCAAGAGAGGGAAGCAGGGGACGGAGGGGCTCGCCTACCTGTGGGACTACGTCGTGGAGACACAAT atggcagcgagGGCATGTCGGATGGCGGTTGCCCGAAGCGGTCGGAGTCGAGGCCGATGAACTCCAAGGCCCAGTCGCTGGTGCTGCTCAACTTCTTCACCAGCAACCCGAGCCAGAGCTGGGCGTGCAGCAACAACTCCGCGCCGCTCATCAGCAGGCTCAACGCCTGCTACCAAGCATCCGCCAACCGATGGCCAAACTACATCGCCGTCGATTTCTACATG AGgagcaacggcggcggcgctccccTGGCCACCGACGTCGCCAACGGCCGCCTCCAGTGTGGCCGCGACGGCATCACCTACTGCAAGCAGTCTTCTgctccggcaccggcaccggcacccgCTTCGGCTTCTTCACCGTCTCCGGCCCCGGGACCGGATTTCGCTGCCGCCGCTTCTCCAACCATTTCTTCGTCTCCTGGGCCGGCACCTGGGCCTGCTAATAGCTATTACTACTCTACTAGTTATAGTTAA
- the LOC8055470 gene encoding probable receptor-like protein kinase At1g49730 yields the protein MPALLPFRRRSSPIPLLLLLSLFASSPLFFSPSPAATAVGDCPLDFSWANFTLAAAACSDPSQRATCCRYINAFVAISIARYANATGRLGVPPAFAEICLSSVSETFKLRGIPTDADVFCGLGPKIRVSYQCAGRDTVLEMMQSPNFNDVIGSCRGPLSLDITCKTCLNYGIVYLHRLIGSDDNVGLSVCRNAVFVTLATQEGILSYEDIVKCFFGVQGITTFPGPASVTSTPASSPNVTADSPPPNIKSLPQKHQQHYRITVIPGIGIGVILLAVLLQIVLVVLIRRKSRELKNAEFPSRNPDNTFHYNQSWRCPEGQSPMFQRYSYKETMKATDNFSTVIGKGGFGTVCKAQFSDGSIVAVKRMDKVSKQAEEEFCREMELLARLHHRHLVTLKGFCIEKKERFLVYEYMANGSLKDHLHLSGRKPLSWQTRLQIAIDVANALEYLHFFCNPPLCHRDIKSSNILLDEHFVAKVADFGLAHASRTGAISFEAVNTDIRGTPGYMDPEYVVTQELTEKSDIYSYGVLLLELVSGRRAIQDNKNLVEWAQMHLSSGVISPEIVDPRIRSAVDVDQMHLVVGIVQWCTQREGRQRPSIRQVLRMLSERLDPGNGSFGEGMEDAEGGFYPRSSKCGAHQRNELVPYSGDMRSLHSSSSTTRSYCSRSMLLESGQTQSPPETL from the exons ATGCCGGCGCTGCTGCCCTTCCGCCGCCGGTCCTCCCCGATTCCCCTGCTACTGCTTTTATCGCTCTTCGCCTCCTCCCCACTCTTCTTCTCCCCGAGCCCCGCAGCAACCGCCGTCGGAG ATTGCCCTCTGGATTTTAGCTGGGCAAACTTCACACTAGCTGCGGCCGCCTGCTCTGATCCGTCCCAGCGGGCGACGTGCTGCCGCTACATCAATGCGTTCGTTGCCATCTCCATTGCTCGCTACGCCAACGCAACTGGTAGGCTGGGGGTCCCTCCTGCCTTTGCAGAGATCTGTCTCAGCTCCGTGTCCGAGACGTTCAAGCTGCGGGGGATCCCCACTGATGCCGATGTCTTCTGCGGGCTGGGACCCAAGATACGGGTTTCGTATCAGTGCGCTGGGCGGGATACCGTGCTGGAGATGATGCAGTCCCCGAATTTCAACGATGTTATCGGGAGCTGCAGGGGCCCTCTGTCGCTGGATATCACCTGCAAGACTTGCTTGAATTATGGCATCGTGTACCTCCATCGCCTCATCGGTTCAGACGATAATGTTGGCCTGAGCGTGTGCCGCAACGCGGTTTTTGTAACGCTTGCGACTCAAGAGGGTATTCTTTCATACGAAGATATCGTCAAGTGCTTCTTTGGTGTGCAGGGAATCACCACATTTCCAG GACCAGCATCTGTTACATCGACCCCGGCATCCTCTCCAAATGTCACGGCTGATTCTCCACCCCCAAATATCAAGAGTCTTCCACAGAAACATCAGCAGCACTACCGGATTACAGTTATTCCAGGGATAGGGATCGGTGTTATATTGCTTGCTGTGCTGCTGCAAATCGTCTTAGTGGTACTGATTCGTAGAAAGAGCAGGGAATTGAAGAATGCTGAATTTCCTTCTCGGAATCCAGATAACACATTTCACTACAATCAATCCTGGAGATGCCCTGAAG GCCAATCACCAATGTTCCAAAGGTATAGCTACAAAGAAACAATGAAAGCAACGGATAACTTCAGCACAGTCATTGGAAAGGGAGGTTTTGGAACTGTCTGTAAAGCTCAATTTAGTGATGGCTCTATAGTTGCGGTGAAAAGGATGGACAAGGTTTCAAAGCAAGCTGAAGAAGAGTTCTGTAGGGAAATGGAACTCTTGGCTAGGTTGCATCATCGCCATCTCGTGACCCTCAAGGGCTTCTGTATCGAAAAGAAAGAAAG GTTTCTTGTGTATGAGTACATGGCGAATGGAAGTCTAAAAGATCACCTGCACT TATCTGGAAGGAAGCCATTAAGCTGGCAGACAAGGCTACAGATTGCAATAGATGTGGCCAATGCTCTG GAGTATCTCCATTTCTTTTGTAACCCGCCACTCTGCCATAGAGACATCAAATCGAGCAACATTCTTTTAGATGAGCATTTTGTTGCAAAG GTTGCTGATTTTGGCCTTGCACATGCATCAAGAACTGGAGCTATCAGCTTTGAAGCAGTGAACACGGATATACGAGGAACCCCAG GGTACATGGACCCTGAATATGTGGTTACTCAAGAGTTGACAGAGAAGAGTGATATATACAGCTACGGTGTGCTTCTTCTGGAGCTTGTGAGCGGACGGAGAGCAATACAAGACAACAAGAACTTGGTTGAGTGGGCACAGATGCACCTTTCGTCTGGAGTGATCTCTCCTGAAATTGTAGACCCAAGGATCAGAAGCGCTGTTGACGTGGACCAGATGCATCTCGTGGTCGGCATCGTGCAATGGTGCACCCAGAGAGAAGGGCGGCAGAGGCCCTCCATCAGGCAGGTTCTGAGGATGCTCTCGGAGAGGCTGGACCCGGGGAATGGCAGCTTTGGCGAGGGCATGGAAGACGCAGAGGGGGGCTTTTATCCCCGGAGCAGCAAATGTGGCGCCCATCAGCGGAACGAGCTGGTCCCCTACAGCGGTGACATGAGGTCTCTGCATTCCTCATCGAGCACGACCAGATCTTACTGCAGCCGCAGCATGCTGCTTGAGAGTGGTCAGACTCAATCTCCCCCTGAAACCCTGTGA
- the LOC110436242 gene encoding uncharacterized protein LOC110436242 → MPHAKTDSEVTSLAPSSPPRSPPRTRGAVYYVQSPSRDSHDGETKTATSVHSTPALSPMASPRHSHSSVGRDSSSSRFSGHGHHKRKADKGHHHGSSNKGAPGGKGWQEIGVIEEEGFLDDEEEHTRIVPRKCYYFLVFVLGFVALFSFFALVLWGASRSQKPHVVMKSIRFDNFIIQAGTDASLVPTDMATTNSTVKFTYRNKGTFFGIHVTADPFQLSYSQLTLASGDLNKFYQARSSSRTVSVSVVGNKVPLYGGGPTLTAAPAAGGKGAQATTTTVASVPMVLRTTLHSRAYVLGALVKPKFTLAVECRVVMNPSKQNKPISLEKACHYS, encoded by the exons ATGCCTCACGCCAAGACGGACTCGGAGGTGACGAGCCTGgcgccgtcgtcgccgccgcggtCGCCGCCACGGACCCGCGGGGCCGTGTACTACGTGCAGAGCCCGTCCCGGGACTCCCACGACGGCGAGACGAAGACGGCCACCTCCGTGCACTCCACCCCGGCGCTGAGCCCCATGGCGTCGCCGCGGCACTCGCACTCGTCCGTGGGCAGGGACTCCTCCTCCAGCCGCTTCTCGGGGCACGGCCACCACAAGCGCAAGGCCGACAAGGGACACCACCACGGCAGCAGCAACAAGGGCGCGCCGGGCGGCAAGGGGTGGCAGGAGATCGGCGTCATCGAGGAGGAGGGGTTCctggacgacgaggaggagcacACCCGCATCGTGCCCCGCAAGTGCTACTACTTCCTCGTCTTCGTCCTCGGCTTCGTCGCGCTCTTCTCCTTCTTCGCGCTCGTGCTGTGGGGCGCCAGCAGGTCGCAGAAGCCCCACGTCGTGATGAAGAGCATCCGGTTCGACAACTTCATCATCCAGGCCGGCACCGACGCGTCGCTCGTCCCCACCGACATGGCCACCACCAACTCCACCGTCAAGTTCACCTACCGCAACAAGGGAACCTTCTTCGGAATCCATGTCACCGCCGACCCCTTCCAGCTCTCCTACAGCCAGCTAACGCTCGCATCCGGAGAC CTCAACAAGTTCTACCAGGctcgcagcagcagccgcacgGTCAGCGTCTCCGTGGTCGGCAACAAGGTGCCGCTGTACGGCGGCGGCCCGACGCtgacggcggcgccggcggccggcggcaaGGGGGCGCAGGCGACCACCACCACGGTGGCGTCGGTGCCCATGGTGCTGAGGACGACGCTGCACTCGCGGGCCTACGTGCTGGGCGCGCTGGTGAAGCCCAAGTTCACCCTCGCCGTCGAGTGCAGAGTGGTCATGAACCCCAGCAAGCAGAACAAGCCAATCTCCCTCGAGAAGGCCTGCCACTACTCATAA
- the LOC8076511 gene encoding uncharacterized protein LOC8076511 yields METSKEQASKDYADFEEKVKRTIYIDQLSPQVKESAIKAALAQCANVVSVEFIVNYTIPYEIPCAALVELNDDVQAKAAVDLMKDFPFIIGGMPRPVKATHAKAEMFHDRPPCPGLKKDFCWVKQGDKDYEAMQKLKNLAKRQESENMALIKKLLEEEKELANRQQELLDGNCKKYDMLETLVQNGTMKNLAQRYGINLDD; encoded by the exons ATGGAGACTTCCAAAGAACAGGCTTCCAAGGACTATGCTGATTTCGAGGAGAAAGTTAAGAGGACGATATATATTGACCAGCTTTCTCCTCAAGTAAAGGAATCAGCCATCAAAGCTGCTCTTGCACAGTGTGCAAATGTTGTCAGTGTGGAGTTCATTGTCAACTACACAATCCCATATGAAATCCCTTGTGCTGCATTGGTGGAATTGAATGATGATGTGCAGGCTAAGGCCGCTGTAGACTTGATGAAGGATTTCCCATTCATAATTGGTGGAATGCCAAGGCCTGTAAAAGCTACCCATGCCAAGGCTGAGATGTTTCACGATCGCCCTCCTTGCCCTGgccttaaaaaagatttctgctGGGTAAAACAAGGAGATAAGGACTATGAAGCGATGCAGAAATTGAAAAACCTTGCAAAGAGGCAGGAATCTGAGAACATGGCTCTCATAAAG AAACTGTTGGAAGAGGAGAAGGAACTAGCGAATCGGCAACAGGAGTTACTCGATGGAAACTGCAAGAAGTACGACATGCTGGAGACTCTGGTGCAAAACGGGACCATGAAGAACCTTGCTCAACGCTATGGAATTAACTTGGACGACTAA
- the LOC8076512 gene encoding pathogenesis-related protein 5, translating to MEKRASLSRICLSFSSMSLNKGTAMEKEKRALLPPLLLCFLLSGVARRAESARVFTIINQCKTVIWPAVTPGENFGGGGFALRPGQSMMFTAPVGWSGRIWGRTDCNFDAGGNGSCATGSCGSALKCGSSGATPASLAEFTLASVDYYDVSLVDGFNLPMVIKPVNGQGNCSAAGCDGDLRLSCPSELAVKANGRTVACRSACDVFDTDQYCCRGLFGNPAKCQPTFYSKKFKAACPTAYSYAYDDPTSIFTCSNADYVITFCSNRKQSVCSYHNNQLACSDSSRSLAISMSRLMLVLLLSFLALQFSV from the exons ATGGAGAAGAGAGCCTCCCTATCAC GTATCTGCCTTTCGTTTTCATCCATGTCGTTAAACAAGGGCACAGCCATGGAGAAGGAGAAGAGAGCTCTGCTGCCGCCTCTTCTGCTCTGCTTCCTACTCTCAG gcgTGGCGCGGCGTGCTGAGTCTGCCCGCGTGTTCACCATCATCAACCAGTGCAAGACGGTGATCTGGCCGGCGGTGACGCCTGGCGAGAacttcggcggcggcgggttcGCGCTGCGTCCGGGGCAGTCGATGATGTTCACGGCGCCGGTGGGATGGTCGGGCCGCATCTGGGGCCGCACGGACTGCAACTTCGACGCGGGCGGGAACGGGTCGTGCGCCACGGGCTCCTGCGGCAGCGCGCTCAAGTGCGGGTCGTCGGGCGCGACGCCGGCCAGCCTCGCCGAGTTCACGCTGGCGTCCGTGGATTACTACGACGTGAGCCTTGTGGACGGCTTCAACCTGCCCATGGTGATCAAGCCCGTGAACGGGCAGGGCAACTGCAGCGCGGCCGGATGCGACGGGGACCTGCGGCTGAGCTGCCCGTCGGAGCTGGCCGTGAAGGCCAACGGGCGGACCGTGGCGTGCCGGAGCGCCTGTGACGTGTTCGACACCGACCAGTACTGCTGCCGCGGGCTGTTCGGGAACCCGGCCAAGTGCCAGCCCACCTTCTACTCCAAGAAGTTCAAGGCTGCCTGCCCCACCGCCTACAGCTACGCCTATGACGATCCCACCAGCATCTTCACCTGCTCCAACGCCGACTACGTCATCACATTCTGCTCCAACAG GAAGCAATCAGTGTGCTCGTACCACAACAACCAGCTTGCCTGTAGTGACTCGAGCAGATCTTTGGCGATCAGCATGTCCAGGCTCATGCTCGTGCTGCTCCTCAGCTTTTTGGCTTTGCAGTTTTCAGtgtaa